A window from Podospora bellae-mahoneyi strain CBS 112042 chromosome 1 map unlocalized CBS112042p_1, whole genome shotgun sequence encodes these proteins:
- a CDS encoding uncharacterized protein (EggNog:ENOG503P0FU; COG:O), whose product MAMATLSPILNNQISNPGSPVVTTTGGGPPELSDIDYLREVLGQQQPPDGKTEADIESELADKAAALGIELPIEGGARLTVEEQLSSGGSDGAFTRQHGRTVSSTSSNETVNSGSGSPASRHSIVLPATLTESAARRRSRSLTFSQYEKYLGQINPALDQPKFMRPQHDKTERSVGMLVRSGTRKGVMDLKRSIASRLKRRRATPSSLTPIPCICCREDFSRENNTLQTLPCGHTYCQDCLEVMIAQSTSDESKMPPRCCTQPIPTPIIKNVLPRDKQQLFLKAVQQYSTPWENRIFCPNTTCGEFIPPTSKIDPKHPFEAVCRYCRTRVCVMCKRNAHRLGQDCPSDRELDAVLKIGECSGWRRCYKCRTLVELAQGCTHITCRCKAQFCYICGAVWDPCVGCPNFCNGEEELERRRVAEEARLAELEAEELAREKLAEQEEMERQERERRTLDNVEFRMLKREQEAEMHRFRAFELGAKQKMKERHSKKRMALGEKYDELTEKMRERHAKTEQHLEDRQVLAEFELLASLEEKEKKIRLKLKYMEDYCSGRHRPSASELSADPEERKMPRREITMKDREQLRQQYCIRDGMERKHQSQINVLREKQAKALEELIGRHEKEMDALMDRRAEEIEDLAVEFTNEEEEMVGVFRERKRRLEWKWELEMEILRVRMERELGVAFARLGGPKWPEEQQLVLQQQQIVAEHEQQQEYILPVVAGMESITVDEVQVEPEAEVGIAK is encoded by the exons ATGGCGATGGCTACCCTGTCGCCCATCCTGAACAACCAAATCTCGAATCCTGGCAGCCCTGTCGTCACCACCACGGGCGGTGGCCCACCCGAGTTAAGCGATATCGATTATCTCCGCGAGGTcctggggcagcagcagccgcccgACGGCAAAACAGAGGCGGATATCGAGTCGGAACTTGCTGacaaggcggcggcgttggggATAGAGCTGCCGATTGAAGGGGGGGCGAGGttgacggtggaggagcagctgTCGAGTGGTGGGTCGGATGGTGCTTTTACTAGGCAGCATGGGAGGACGGTGTCGTCGACGAGCTCGAACGAGACGGTTAACTCTGGTTCTGGTTCACCTGCGTCGCGCCACTCGATAGTGCTGCCGGCAACGTTGACGGAGTCTgctgcgaggaggaggtcgaggagttTGACTTTTTCGCAGTATGAGAAGTATCTAGGCCAGATCAACCCTGCGCTGGATCAGCCCAAGTTTATGAGGCCGCAGCATGACAAGACGGAGAGGTCGGTGGGGATGTTGGTTAGGTCAGggacgaggaagggggtgatggatCTCAAGAGGAGCATTGCTAGCAGGTTAAAGAGAAGGAGAGCTACACCTTCCTCTCTGACGCCCAT CCCCTGCATCTGCTGCCGCGAAGACTTTTCCCGCGAAAACAacaccctccaaaccctcccgTGCGGCCACACCTACTGTCAAGATTGTCTTGAAGTCATGATCGCCCAGTCCACCTCGGACGAGTCCAAAATGCCTCCCCGCTGCTGCACCCagcccatccccacccccatcatcaagaacGTCCTCCCTCGTGACAAACAGCAGCTATTCCTCAAAGCGGTCCAGCAGTACTCCACCCCCTGGGAAAACCGAATCTTTTGCCCAAACACCACCTGCGGCGAGttcatcccccccacctccaaaatCGACCCGAAGCACCCGTTTGAAGCGGTGTGCAGGTACTGCCGGACGAGGGTTTGCGTCATGTGCAAACGGAACGCGCACAGGCTGGGACAGGACTGTCCGTCTGATAGGGAGCTGGACGCGGTGCTTAAGATTGGGGAATGTTccgggtggaggaggtgctaCAAGTGCCGGACGTTGGTGGAGCTGGCGCAGGGGTGCACGCATATCACCTGTCGGTGCAAGGCGCAGTTTTGTTACATTTGCGGTGCGGTCTGGGATCCGTGCGTGGGGTGTCCGAATTTTTGcaacggggaggaggagctggagcggaggagggtggcggaggaggcgaggttggcggagctggaggcggaggagctggcgagggagaagttggcggagcaggaggagatggagcggcaggagagggagaggaggacaCTGGATAATGTCGAGTTTAGGATGTTGAAGAGAGAACAAGAGGCGGAGATGCATCGTTTCAGGGCCTTCGAGCTGGGGGCGAAgcagaagatgaaggagaggcaCTCGAAAAAGAGGATGGCGCTTGGGGAGAAGTATGACGAGCTGACGGAGAAGATGAGGGAGAGGCACGCCAAGACGGAGCAGCATTTGGAGGATCGGCAGGTGctggccgagtttgagctgttggcgagcttggaggagaaggagaagaagattaGGCTGAAGCTGAAGTATATGGAGGATTATTGCAGTGGGAGGCACCGGCCGTCGGCGAGTGAGCTGAGTGCGGAtccggaggagaggaagatgccgagACGGGAGATCACGATGAAGGATAGGGAACAGCTGAGGCAGCAGTACTGCATacgggatgggatggagaggaagcaTCAGTCGCAGATTAAtgtgttgagggagaagcaagcgaaggcgctggaggagctgattGGACGGcatgagaaggagatggatgcGCTGATGGACAGGCGAGCGGAAGAGATTGAGGATCTGGCGGTTGAGTTTACaaacgaggaagaagagatggTAGGGGTCTTtagggagaggaagaggaggctagAGTGGAagtgggagttggagatggagatccTTCGAGTGAGAATGGAGAGAGAGCTGGGGGTCGCCTTCGCGAGACTTGGGGGGCCAAAGTGGCCTGAGGAACAACAGCTGGTcctgcagcaacagcaaatAGTAGCTGAgcacgagcagcagcaggagtACATATTGCCTGTGGTGGCGGGGATGGAGAGTATCACGGTAGACGAGGTTCAGGTTGAGCCTGAAGCTGAGGTTGGGATTGCGAAGTAA
- the PKA4 gene encoding cytochrome c oxidase subunit 1 (COG:T; EggNog:ENOG503NW1V) — translation MAATVAHSQQPLSPGGPASNGGGGGGGGAGGGGGGLHPLMAAAAANAAKQQQQQSQQRINARDQEPFDLTSKKLSLADFSRVRTLGTGTFARVCLVRPSHGTEADRSKVYALKILRKTEVIKLKQIDHVRHERQILSDVSGHPFITSFQASFSDHDFLYILLDYIPGGELFTYLRKYRRFDEDMARFYAAEIVLVLEYLHEHQGGIAYRDMKPENLLLDAEGHIKLVDFGFAKRLGNNENDHPEETYTLCGTPEYLAPEVIHNKGHTAAVDWWALGILIYEFLTGYPPFWHSNPIEIYKQIVEKPVVFPQDPPISPEAKDIIRQFCTVDRSRRLGNISGGAARVKAHPFFKGVDWDAVLARKYKGPILPPVRYPGDAQCFDIYPEEDDRKEEYTGEMAEKYDEYFKDF, via the exons ATGGCGGCCACTGTTGCGCATTCACAACAGCCCCTCTCGCCTGGGGGCCCAGCAAGtaatggcggcggcggcggcggtggtggtgctggtggaggaggtggtggtcttCATCCCTTGATGGCGGCCGCGGCAGCCAATGCCgcgaagcagcagcaacagcagtctCAGCAAAGGATAAATGCCCGCGATCAGGAGCCGTTTGATTTAACGTCCAAGAAGCTAAGTCTGGCCGATTTCTCAAGGGTGAGAACGTTAGGAACGG GAACATTTGCGCGCGTATGCCTTGTTCGGCCATCGCACGGCACCGAAGCCGATCGCAGCAAAGTCTACGCTCTCAAAATTCTCCGCAAGACCGAGG TAATAAAACTAAAGCAAATCGACCACGTCCGCCACGAGCGGCAAATCCTCTCCGATGTCTCAGGGCaccccttcatcacctccttccaggcctccttctccgacCATGACTTTCTGTATATCCTCCTCGACTACATCCCCGGCGGCGAGCTCTTCACCTACCTCCGCAAATACCGCCGTTTCGACGAGGACATGGCCCGGTTTTATGCTGCTGAAATCGTCCTCGTGCTCGAATACCTGCACGAACACCAGGGCGGCATCGCCTACCGGGACATGAAGCCGgaaaacctcctcctcgacgcAGAAGGCCACATCAAGCTTGTAGACTTTGGCTTTGCGAAACGGCTGGGCAACAACGAAAACGATCATCCCGAAGAGACGTACACCCTCTGCGGCACACCAGAATACCTCGCTCCAGAAGTGATTCACAACAAGGGGCACACCGCAGCGGTAGACTGGTGGGCGTTGGGGATTCTAATCTACGAGTTCCTAACCGGGTACCCACCGTTCTGGCACTCGAACCCAATCGAAATCTACAAACA AATTGTAGAAAAACCGGTCGTCTTCCCCCAAGACCCACCCATCTCCCCAGAAGCAAAAGACATCATCCGCCAATTCTGCACGGTTGATCGTTCTCGAAGGTTAGGCAACATCAGCGGCGGCGCTGCCAGGGTAAAAGCTCACCCTTTTTTCAAGGGGGTGGACTGGGATGCGGTGCTGGCGAGGAAATACAAGGGTCCGATACTGCCACCGGTGAGGTACCCGGGGGATGCCCAGTGTTTTGATATTTAcccggaggaggatgatagGAAGGAGGAGTATACGGGTGAGATGGCTGAGAAGTATGACGAGTATTTCAAGGATTTTTAG
- the GYP2 gene encoding GTPase activating protein (GAP) (EggNog:ENOG503NW7X; BUSCO:EOG09260K4B; COG:S), with amino-acid sequence MLNLSSFVQKAQQLLDPNQGLNITDSDRNPSKASLFQAQFRLPASQHPLYEITAELTIPLSNATQSDRDRERGYQYAGKLHLSESYLCFSTTPSSFLQSASTPTSSVFTGQTHGGGPSGNGFTFPLSSIRRVERLHSQNFQFALAISTWNGISQEAAKDKDKKDLREQRITIQLASSRQACERFCDGLKKGLRTNVGNVAKLKKVVSECYSEYLLRPEEQKNATPPDAGLGLIFKYPGDPKKLRDRAKMRLWAEYLRDNGRNATLIRQPTFHKLIRVGLPNRLRGEMWELTSGSLYLRLENPTLYADTLAKHSGMESLAIDEIEKDLNRSLPEYPGFQSEEGIGRLRRVLTAYSWVNADVGYCQAMNIVVAALLIYMSEAQAFFLLSALCDRLVPGYYSTTMYGTLLDQKVFESLVEKTMPILWEHLVKSDVQLSVVSLPWFLSLYINSMPLVFAFRVLDVFFVEGPKVLFQVGLAILRINGEELLDAADDGAFISVLKSYFARLDESAHPKSENPKLRAVTRFQELMVVAFKEFSGITHNSITELRLKNKDAVLNNIESFAKRTAIRNLGPDSKLLSADELAALYDRFYGVLYERQQRDHIIKQEQARRAKNSRSRAAAVEGHDQSIEKGRVGLGPSTSLMDYDAFREFLAGMSRWAISDAPSTPRRETMGDRQTSFYGSFRRGDVTLSPWGAGPEPADHEFVQRLFAKWDVGSASALTLQNVVSGMARIKGKRDIMGTINYFFELHDDDGDGRVDREGILRMSEALLFLSRRGLEGTLSPSSSNLALSTDNVNGGGENPGHSINERFLGSVSAFIRRCFEYADPDHPQNQNAIQDVQERLDAQKLEDDEELADPDAFAIGDDDDDGDDLMSMESPAASPKTAAVRPDKKLGQPPELQLNSASAGLSTDDDMSARRRVSKAQSVKANAALDPSNPLHITLPTFRMVVLADELLEQFFESSFPASFHIIEGLASSTTPTSASSLTTFSSLGIGAGRAVNAALGGAPGAPGAAAGGRGLRGVLDNIVTDGMRVAAEVRRRMEEAQRELEKNALPGQRTEEEDDEEDDDVGLGRPSGAGKSGAFSGDAERRSVRSSDRDLLTGADAEASDATAAGAGRASGSPEGGGGGNGAGNEPGKGAGAGKVVGVEFDG; translated from the exons ATGTTGaacctctccagcttcgTGCAAAAAGCCCAACAGCTACTGGACCCCAATCAGGGTTTGAATATCACCGACTCGGACAGAAATCCATCCAAGGCATCCCTCTTTCAAGCCCAGTTTAGACTTCCAGCCTCTCAACACCCGCTCTACGAGATCACCGCCGAGCTTACCATTCCCCTTTCCAACGCCACACAGAGCGACAGAGACCGTGAAAGAGGCTACCAGTACGCCGGAAAGCTTCACCTGTCCGAGTCCTACCTCTGCTTCTCTACCACACCATCCAGTTTCTTGCAGTCTGCGAGCACGCCGACTTCGTCGGTATTCACTGGCCAGACACATGGTGGAGGGCCGAGCGGGAACGGCTTCACCTTCCCCCTGTCATCCATTCGGAGGGTCGAGCGGCTTCACAGTCAGAACTTTCAG TTTGCCCTAGCTATCAGCACATGGAACGGCATAAGCCAGGAAGCcgccaaggacaaggacaagaaggaccTAAGAGAACAACGGATTACCATCCAGCTGGCCAGTAGTCGGCAGGCATGTGAGAGGTTCTGCGATGGTCTAAAAAAGGGTCTCCGAACCAACGTTGGAAATGTGGCCAAACTGAAAAAGGTGGTGAGCGAGTGCTATTCCGAATACCTTCTCCGGCCCGAAGAACAGAAAAATGCGACGCCTCCCGATGCCGGCTTGGGCCTCATTTTCAAGTACCCCGGCGATCCCAAGAAGCTTCGAGACAGGGCCAAGATGCGGCTGTGGGCCGAGTATTTGAGAGACAATGGACGGAATGCGACATTAATCCGTCAGCCTACCTTCCACAAGCTAATCAGAGTCGGGCTGCCAAACAGGCTGAGGGGTGAGATGTGGGAGCTGACGTCTGGGTCGCTATATCTGCGGCTTGAAAACCCAACACTGTACGCCGACACGCTCGCCAAGCATTCGGGCATGGAATCTCTGGCTATTGATGAGATCGAAAAGGACCTGAATCGCAGTCTTCCGGAATATCCTGGCTTCCAGAGCGAGGAGGGCATCGGCCGTCTTCGGCGGGTCTTGACTGCCTACAGCTGGGTCAATGCCGATGTTGGCTACTGCCAGGCGATGAACATTGTCGTTGCGGCCTTGCTAATCTACATGTCAGAAGCACAGGccttcttccttctctccgCCTTATGCGATCGGTTGGTGCCGGGTTACTATTCAACCACCATGTACGGTACCCTTCTCGACCAAAAGGTGTTTGAGTCCTTGGTGGAGAAGACCATGCCCATCTTGTGGGAACATCTCGTGAAGAGTGACGTGCAGCTGTCTGTCGTGTCGCTGCCTTGGTTCCTCTCGCTTTATATCAACTCGATGCCTCTCGTCTTCGCCTTCAGGGTCTTGGACGTGTTCTTTGTCGAGGGCCCCAAAGTGTTGTTCCAGGTTGGCCTGGCCATCTTGAGGATAAACGGAGAGGAACTCTTGGATGCGGCGGATGACGGAGCCTTCATCTCGGTCCTCAAGTCCTACTTTGCCCGTCTCGATGAATCTGCTCACCCCAAGTCCGAGAACCCCAAACTCAGGGCGGTCACTCGGTTCCAGGAGCTCATGGTGGTGGCCTTCAAGGAGTTCTCGGGCATCACGCACAACAGTATTACTGAGCTTCGCCTCAAAAACAAGGACGCCGTCCTGAACAACATCGAGAGCTTTGCAAAGCGAACGGCCATCAGAAATCTTGGCCCCGATAGCAAGCTGCTGAGCGCCGATGAGTTGGCCGCCTTGTACGACAGGTTCTATGGCGTGTTGTACGAGAGACAACAGCGAGACCACATCATTAAGCAGGAGCAAGCAAGGCGAGCCAAGAACAGCCGCTCACGGGcggctgctgttgaaggACACGACCAAAGCATCGAGAAAGGTcgggttgggttgggaccGAGCACCAGCCTGATGGACTATGACGCGTTCCGTGAATTCCTGGCGGGAATGTCCAGATGGGCCATCTCGGACGCACCCAGCACGCCGCGACGTGAGACTATGGGGGATAGGCAGACAAGCTTCTACGGCAGCTTTAGACGAGGTGACGTGACGTTGTCTCCCTGGGGGGCAGGTCCCGAACCGGCAGATCATGAATTTGTCCAGCGACTGTTTGCGAAGTGGGACGTGGGATCCGCCTCCGCTCTCACTCTCCAAAACGTTGTGTCGGGCATGGCTCGTATCAAAGGGAAGCGCGACATCATGGGCACCATCAACTACTTTTTTGAACTACACGATGACGACGGAGACGGCAGGGTCGATCGCGAAGGCATATTGCGCATGTCCGAGGCCTTACTTTTCCTATCTCGCCGTGGGCTGGAAGGCACGCTAAGCCCGTCAAGTTCGAATCTCGCCCTCAGTACAGACAACGTGAACGGTGGCGGCGAGAACCCAGGCCATTCTATCAATGAGAGGTTCCTTGGCAGCGTCAGCGCCTTCATCAGGAGATGCTTTGAATATGCCGACCCGGATCATCCACAAAATCAAAATGCGATACAAGACGTGCAAGAACGACTAGATGCGCAGAAGCtagaggatgatgaggagctCGCAGACCCCGACGCCTTCGCCAttggcgatgacgacgatgacggtgACGATCTCATGTCCATGGAATCACCAGCCGCAAGTCCCAAAACAGCAGCTGTTCGCCCTGACAAAAAGCTCGGCCAGCCACCTGAGCTGCAACTGAATTCAGCATCTGCAGGGCTCTCCACGGACGATGACATGTCAGCACGAAGACGGGTGTCCAAAGCTCAGTCGGTCAAGGCCAACGCCGCCTTGGACCCATCGAACCCGTTGCACATTACTCTCCCAACATTCCGCATGGTTGTACTTGCAGACGAGCTTCTGGAACAGTTCTTCGAGTCATCCTTCCCAGCATCATTTCACATTATTGAGGGTCTGGCCTCTTCGACCACACCCACCAGCGCATCGTCCTTGACTACCTTCTCCAGTCTTGGTATCGGCGCCGGACGGGCTGTCAATGCCGCGCTCGGTGGCGCTCCCGGGGCACCTGGTGCTGCCGCTGGAGGTCGCGGCCTGCGCGGTGTCCTGGATAACATTGTCACCGACGGGATGCGCGTGGCGGCTGAAGTCCGCCGTaggatggaggaggcccAGCGCGAGCTTGAAAAGAACGCGCTCCCAGGCCAGcgcaccgaggaggaggacgacgaagaggacgatgatgtGGGGCTTGGACGGCCATCAGGGGCTGGAAAGAGTGGGGCGTTCTCTGGCGATGCGGAACGGCGAAGCGTGCGCAGTTCGGACCGAGACCTCTTGACAGGTGCAGACGCTGAAGCTAGTGACGCGACAGCGGCAGGTGCCGGACGTGCCAGCGGGAGTCCtgagggtgggggtggtgggaatggggcCGGTAATGAGCCTGGCAAGGGCGCGGGGGCTGGCAAAGTTGTTGGGGTCGAGTTCGATGGCTAG